A single genomic interval of halophilic archaeon DL31 harbors:
- a CDS encoding amidase, hydantoinase/carbamoylase family (TIGRFAM: Amidase, hydantoinase/carbamoylase~KEGG: hla:Hlac_1507 amidase, hydantoinase/carbamoylase family~PFAM: Peptidase M20; Peptidase M20, dimerisation), whose amino-acid sequence MNVDRDRLRADIEANAEHGEIAVEAGRGRTVLTGTKANRSARETLVERMEDADLDVTVDAVGNIAGTWTPDSADPDAAPVAAGSHVDSVPEGGIFDGPLGVYAALEAVRAMQEADVEPARPVVVVSFTEEEGQRFADGLLGSSVAVGERTVEEALAIQDDDGITLGEALDEIGFRGEGRLDASAWDAWYELHVEQDTRLEREGVPVGVVTTITGITHCEVEVLGEANHAGATPMDERTDALAAASEVVLDVEAAANDVVDQESETAVGTVGSLDVSPNATNVVPGKIEMGVDIRDIDYQSMQTIVEATQASLSVVEQSRGVETSFERPFDLEPTPMSEELRAGAHCAGEEAGIETMDIHSGAAHDTMHVADVTDASLLFAPSVDGISHNPLEWTEWEDCAKATRVMAGAMAGAAGADLSL is encoded by the coding sequence ATGAACGTCGACCGAGACCGACTGCGAGCAGATATCGAAGCGAATGCCGAACATGGCGAGATTGCGGTCGAAGCGGGCCGCGGCCGTACGGTACTCACAGGGACCAAAGCGAACCGCAGCGCCCGCGAAACGCTGGTCGAGCGGATGGAAGACGCTGATCTGGACGTGACGGTGGACGCCGTTGGAAACATCGCCGGAACGTGGACGCCCGACTCAGCGGACCCCGACGCCGCACCCGTCGCGGCGGGCAGTCACGTCGACTCCGTCCCGGAGGGCGGCATCTTCGACGGCCCGCTCGGCGTCTATGCGGCTCTGGAGGCGGTTCGAGCGATGCAGGAGGCTGATGTCGAGCCAGCCCGACCGGTGGTCGTCGTCTCCTTCACGGAGGAGGAAGGCCAGCGGTTCGCTGATGGGCTGCTCGGCTCCTCAGTCGCCGTCGGTGAACGTACCGTCGAGGAAGCACTCGCGATCCAGGACGACGACGGTATCACGCTCGGGGAGGCCCTCGACGAAATCGGCTTCCGCGGCGAGGGTCGACTCGACGCGAGCGCGTGGGACGCCTGGTACGAGCTCCACGTGGAGCAAGACACTCGGCTGGAACGCGAGGGCGTCCCCGTCGGCGTCGTCACGACCATCACGGGAATCACCCACTGCGAGGTGGAGGTGCTGGGAGAAGCAAACCACGCGGGCGCGACGCCGATGGACGAGCGAACCGACGCGCTCGCGGCTGCCTCGGAGGTCGTCCTCGACGTGGAAGCGGCCGCGAACGATGTGGTCGACCAAGAGAGCGAGACTGCTGTCGGGACCGTCGGCTCCCTCGATGTCTCTCCCAATGCGACCAACGTCGTTCCAGGAAAAATCGAGATGGGCGTCGACATCCGAGATATCGACTACCAGTCGATGCAGACGATCGTAGAAGCGACCCAAGCGAGTCTCAGCGTCGTCGAACAGTCCCGTGGCGTCGAGACGAGTTTCGAACGCCCGTTCGATCTCGAACCGACGCCGATGTCCGAGGAGCTCAGAGCAGGGGCTCACTGTGCCGGTGAGGAAGCGGGAATCGAGACGATGGATATCCACTCGGGCGCTGCCCACGACACGATGCACGTCGCCGACGTGACTGACGCATCGCTGCTGTTCGCGCCGTCGGTCGACGGTATCAGCCACAACCCCCTCGAGTGGACCGAGTGGGAGGACTGTGCGAAGGCGACCCGCGTGATGGCTGGGGCGATGGCCGGCGCAGCGGGTGCAGACCTATCGCTCTGA
- a CDS encoding alpha/beta hydrolase fold containing protein (PFAM: Alpha/beta hydrolase fold-1~KEGG: tmr:Tmar_0683 alpha/beta hydrolase fold protein) translates to MSGDADDAGERRSEEMRLELNGAELHVETQGDPNDPAVLALHGGPGISDGRKSIRGFAPLADDHYLVAPDYRGCGRSELQPPYTNEQFAADVEALRAELGLGDVVLVGGSYGGFITQQYAVDYPEHLAGFVLRDTAATPEYDLEAREIARRRLPEVRERGIDVPHITAAELDRVMDGEVRSDEEFRRLFHGMLPLYAPSLDAFDAEAAADQIAELRFHHETHNAMFSDVFPEMDYTDDLPGVGAPALVTVGRHDWITPPAASEEIADLLPDARLEIFEESGHNPHFDQREAYMKRVDDFFAEIGY, encoded by the coding sequence ATGAGCGGCGACGCCGACGATGCCGGCGAGCGGCGGAGCGAGGAGATGCGGCTCGAACTCAACGGCGCGGAACTCCACGTCGAGACCCAGGGGGACCCGAATGACCCGGCGGTGCTCGCACTCCACGGCGGTCCCGGAATCAGCGACGGCCGGAAATCAATCCGCGGGTTCGCGCCGCTGGCCGACGACCATTATCTCGTCGCACCGGATTACCGAGGCTGCGGGCGCTCGGAGCTCCAGCCCCCCTACACGAACGAGCAGTTCGCCGCCGACGTGGAGGCGCTTCGGGCCGAACTCGGCCTCGGCGACGTGGTGCTGGTCGGTGGGTCCTACGGCGGCTTCATCACCCAGCAGTACGCGGTCGACTACCCCGAGCACCTCGCGGGGTTCGTCCTCCGGGACACAGCGGCGACGCCTGAGTACGACCTGGAAGCGCGCGAAATCGCCCGCCGACGGCTTCCGGAGGTGCGCGAGCGAGGCATCGACGTTCCTCACATCACGGCGGCCGAACTCGACCGTGTGATGGACGGGGAGGTCCGCTCAGACGAGGAGTTCCGCCGGCTCTTCCACGGAATGTTGCCGCTCTATGCACCCTCGCTCGATGCGTTCGACGCCGAGGCCGCCGCCGACCAAATCGCGGAGCTACGATTTCACCACGAAACACACAACGCGATGTTCAGCGATGTTTTCCCCGAGATGGACTACACCGACGACCTCCCCGGTGTCGGCGCGCCGGCGTTGGTCACGGTCGGCCGCCACGACTGGATTACGCCGCCCGCGGCCAGTGAGGAGATCGCCGACCTATTGCCGGACGCCCGCCTCGAAATCTTCGAGGAGAGCGGTCACAACCCCCACTTCGACCAACGCGAGGCCTACATGAAGCGGGTCGACGACTTCTTCGCAGAAATCGGCTACTGA
- a CDS encoding peptidase M28 (PFAM: Peptidase M28~KEGG: tro:trd_1563 peptidase, M28 family) yields MSMHDYELSEHDEPSLSGVERELYDAVSADEPWELVERFSELERVSGSDEEVEAAEYVTDRLTDLGVDYERYDPELYLSIPGEASLAAAGESFDAVKTVSFGGGTAAGELVDFATGDAASVDDILSTELGEVGDMTGNVAVLDGLLPIEAIGELDAAGVEGVVVVHPHEREPHEGIATPVWGGAPEPGEEHRIPDVPVIVAAAPVGRRLRELGEGTSMALTAETETGWFDAPVLEARIPSSGSNTGDNEFVLVHGHYDSWHVGIADNATGDAALLELARVFADHADELSRDIRVCWWPGHSTGRYAGSTWYAEQFGLDISKNCVAQVNVDSPGAAEATEFEDMLCWMPEADALARNAIDDVCGKAATEVRPPRAGDYSFNNLGVTGCLMLSSNIPKAVREERGYHAVGGCGGHSNAWHLSTDTLDKADPDVLVRDIRVYATIVARLARREILPLDFRHTVESHQQTLAEYDEAAGDRFDLSPVREALGTLDAAVDGFYDDIDAGGPPEFVADDIDAETANEAILALQRSLIRVDYTTEGQFEQDPATDRPPYPGLAPAAHLNDMDASERKKQLVALQRQRNRAVSLLEEATEVLR; encoded by the coding sequence ATGTCGATGCACGACTACGAACTCTCAGAGCATGATGAGCCGTCGCTTTCCGGCGTCGAACGGGAACTGTACGACGCGGTGTCAGCCGACGAACCCTGGGAATTGGTCGAGCGGTTCTCCGAACTCGAACGGGTTTCCGGGAGCGACGAGGAGGTCGAGGCCGCCGAGTACGTCACGGACCGACTCACCGACCTGGGCGTCGACTACGAGCGCTACGACCCCGAACTCTACCTCTCCATTCCGGGGGAGGCCTCCCTCGCAGCGGCCGGCGAATCGTTTGACGCGGTCAAGACCGTCTCATTCGGTGGCGGAACGGCGGCTGGCGAGCTCGTCGACTTCGCAACAGGTGACGCCGCGAGCGTTGACGACATCCTCTCGACAGAGCTCGGCGAGGTGGGCGATATGACTGGCAACGTCGCCGTGCTCGACGGACTCCTCCCAATCGAAGCAATCGGCGAACTGGACGCGGCAGGTGTGGAGGGCGTGGTCGTCGTGCACCCACACGAGCGCGAACCCCACGAGGGAATCGCGACGCCAGTCTGGGGTGGTGCACCCGAACCCGGAGAGGAACACCGTATCCCGGACGTGCCGGTCATCGTGGCCGCCGCACCGGTCGGCCGCCGCTTACGCGAACTCGGCGAGGGCACGTCGATGGCGTTGACCGCCGAAACCGAAACGGGCTGGTTCGACGCTCCGGTCCTCGAAGCCCGAATTCCGTCGAGCGGTTCGAACACCGGTGACAACGAGTTCGTGCTTGTCCACGGCCACTACGATTCCTGGCACGTGGGCATCGCGGACAACGCGACGGGTGATGCAGCGCTGCTCGAACTCGCTCGGGTGTTTGCGGACCACGCCGACGAACTCAGCCGGGATATCCGTGTCTGCTGGTGGCCAGGGCACTCCACGGGTCGCTACGCCGGCTCGACGTGGTACGCCGAGCAGTTCGGCCTGGACATCTCCAAGAACTGCGTCGCACAGGTCAATGTCGACTCGCCCGGCGCCGCCGAAGCCACGGAGTTCGAGGACATGCTCTGCTGGATGCCAGAAGCCGACGCGCTCGCTAGGAACGCCATCGACGACGTGTGCGGAAAAGCAGCCACGGAGGTCCGCCCGCCCCGTGCCGGCGACTACTCCTTCAACAACCTCGGCGTGACTGGCTGTTTGATGCTCTCTTCGAACATCCCGAAAGCGGTCCGCGAAGAGCGAGGCTACCACGCCGTCGGTGGCTGTGGCGGCCACAGCAACGCCTGGCACCTCAGCACTGACACGCTGGACAAGGCCGACCCCGACGTGCTGGTCCGGGATATCCGAGTCTACGCGACTATCGTCGCCCGACTCGCCCGGCGGGAAATTCTCCCCTTGGACTTCCGCCACACTGTCGAGTCACACCAGCAGACCCTTGCGGAGTACGACGAGGCAGCAGGCGACCGGTTCGACCTTTCCCCGGTCCGCGAGGCGCTCGGCACTCTCGACGCAGCCGTCGACGGCTTCTACGACGACATCGACGCTGGTGGGCCCCCGGAGTTCGTCGCCGACGACATCGACGCCGAGACGGCCAACGAAGCCATCCTCGCCCTCCAGCGCTCGCTCATCCGCGTCGACTACACCACTGAAGGGCAGTTCGAGCAGGACCCCGCGACCGACCGGCCGCCGTACCCGGGGCTCGCTCCCGCGGCCCACCTGAACGACATGGACGCGAGCGAACGGAAGAAGCAGCTAGTCGCGCTCCAACGCCAACGCAACCGCGCGGTCTCGCTGCTCGAGGAGGCGACGGAGGTGCTCCGATGA